A stretch of Myxococcus hansupus DNA encodes these proteins:
- a CDS encoding Ig-like domain-containing protein has product MDGIARAATRVWVDEFLAFEGGADVEVQPAFAGPLAEVTQTGDTLRVVLHPAVPLDSQATVSVRVVSATAGGAHLLDDTYTFTMEDRTAPRLLGAQAVGPKSVRLAFDEDVRAPPAARFTFTPRGAPAVPVAATEAAAEGALVHLALDTELTPDVVYEVSVEGVTDTHGNLVLAPHHRATFTGFRPARPPSRHFQLWDMLPRHNRRADVTGDLHRFISCLQEVTDLLLSDLDAFPDVFDLERAPEAFLDAILQDLGNPFAFEMDVLARRRLAAILTEMYQQKGTALGLRNAIRFFLGIEVRAISPFASDTLVLGESELGVDWVLGPSERFARYAFNIEVERLLSQAERQRLRTLVEYLKPAHTHFVDLVEPLPPVLPEHWELGLSELGETSRLH; this is encoded by the coding sequence GTGGACGGCATTGCTCGGGCAGCGACGCGCGTCTGGGTGGACGAATTCCTCGCCTTCGAAGGCGGGGCTGACGTCGAGGTGCAACCCGCCTTCGCAGGGCCTCTGGCGGAGGTGACGCAGACGGGGGATACTCTGCGCGTGGTGCTCCACCCGGCCGTGCCGCTGGACAGCCAGGCCACCGTCTCCGTCCGCGTCGTATCGGCCACGGCGGGCGGCGCGCACCTCCTCGACGACACGTACACCTTCACCATGGAGGACAGGACAGCGCCCCGTCTCTTGGGTGCGCAAGCCGTGGGGCCGAAGTCGGTGCGCCTCGCATTTGACGAGGACGTTCGGGCGCCACCCGCAGCGCGCTTCACCTTCACACCTCGCGGCGCACCCGCAGTCCCGGTGGCCGCCACCGAGGCCGCAGCGGAAGGCGCCCTCGTCCACCTCGCCCTCGACACGGAGCTGACGCCGGACGTGGTGTACGAGGTGAGTGTAGAGGGCGTGACGGACACACACGGCAACCTGGTGCTCGCCCCGCACCATCGAGCCACCTTCACGGGCTTCCGGCCGGCCAGGCCGCCCTCCCGGCACTTCCAGCTCTGGGACATGCTGCCCCGCCACAACCGCCGCGCCGACGTGACGGGAGACTTGCACCGCTTCATCTCCTGCCTCCAGGAGGTGACGGACTTGCTCCTCTCTGACTTGGACGCCTTCCCCGACGTCTTCGACTTGGAGCGCGCGCCGGAGGCCTTCCTGGACGCCATCCTCCAGGACTTGGGCAACCCCTTCGCCTTCGAGATGGACGTCCTCGCCCGGCGCCGCCTGGCCGCCATCCTCACGGAGATGTACCAGCAGAAGGGCACGGCCCTGGGCCTGCGCAACGCCATCCGCTTCTTCCTCGGCATCGAGGTGCGGGCCATCTCCCCCTTCGCCTCGGACACCCTCGTGCTGGGCGAGTCCGAGCTGGGCGTCGACTGGGTACTGGGCCCTTCGGAGCGCTTCGCTCGCTACGCCTTCAACATCGAGGTGGAGCGTCTCCTCTCCCAGGCGGAGCGCCAGCGCCTGCGCACCCTCGTCGAGTACCTCAAGCCCGCCCACACCCACTTCGTGGACCTGGTGGAGCCCCTGCCGCCCGTCCTACCGGAGCACTGGGAGCTGGGACTCAGCGAGCTGGGCGAGACGTCACGCCTACATTGA
- a CDS encoding DUF6900 domain-containing protein, with the protein MKTRNSDSLDFHEVPVWRLKKALNAAYQAGLSAASSPRSK; encoded by the coding sequence TTGAAGACACGCAACAGCGACAGTCTCGACTTTCACGAAGTGCCGGTGTGGCGGCTGAAGAAGGCCCTCAACGCGGCCTACCAAGCCGGTCTGAGCGCCGCCAGCAGCCCCCGCAGCAAGTAG
- a CDS encoding ribbon-helix-helix domain-containing protein has product MPRNAAPKTKKLESMNLTELRARFREVVGEETRSPNKKFLIRRIEESLAAKKRRSPSRRATATAPSAPPPAPTAPATTSAEGTQPARQRGRFAGVSLQQLQEKYREVVGRPTGSSNVSYLQWKIREAEAGRINVGPRPAREVKVREDGKRVIPLSFDAGALEALDKAWRNAGMPSRTEFFRRAIRRYLVDMGAPEVAALFAPNEDEQGPA; this is encoded by the coding sequence ATGCCTCGCAACGCTGCACCGAAGACGAAGAAGCTGGAGTCCATGAACCTGACGGAGCTGCGCGCCCGCTTCCGCGAAGTGGTGGGCGAGGAGACGCGCAGCCCGAACAAGAAGTTCCTCATCCGCCGCATCGAGGAGTCCCTCGCCGCCAAGAAGCGGCGCAGCCCCTCCCGCCGGGCGACGGCCACCGCCCCCAGCGCCCCTCCTCCGGCCCCTACTGCACCGGCCACCACCTCGGCCGAGGGCACGCAGCCCGCTCGCCAGCGCGGGCGCTTCGCCGGCGTGTCGCTGCAGCAGTTGCAGGAGAAGTACCGCGAAGTCGTCGGGCGTCCGACGGGCAGCAGCAACGTCTCCTACCTCCAGTGGAAGATTCGGGAGGCGGAGGCTGGACGAATCAACGTAGGCCCGCGGCCCGCGCGCGAGGTGAAGGTGCGCGAAGACGGCAAGCGCGTCATCCCCCTCTCCTTCGACGCGGGGGCCCTGGAGGCCCTGGACAAGGCCTGGCGCAACGCGGGCATGCCGAGCCGGACGGAGTTCTTCCGGCGCGCCATCCGCCGCTACCTCGTCGACATGGGGGCCCCGGAGGTCGCTGCCCTCTTCGCCCCGAATGAGGACGAGCAAGGCCCGGCATGA
- a CDS encoding amidoligase family protein produces MRTLRFGIEIETVGASRQKLANAIQSAVGGQISGDYRGMQVTDAQGRAWKVVPDGSLSGGDYSGEIVSPILTYQDLEALQQVVRAAREAGARADASTGIHIHVDGSRFDAKSVTNLVKMVHKQERLLETALEVSAARLSRFCKPIDGAFLQRLEARRPRTLQEVNEAWYGRRNSMPSRYDSSRYHGLNLNSLFFRGTIEFRYFNGSVHAGEVKAYVQLVLALASRALASKAASSKRRDFNPATAKYDFRVFLLHLGLIGEEFKTARLHLLKKLEGSAAWKGQRRDRRGSGGGEDGSPGSEGTQDAQCGTEGSAPTEAMAAA; encoded by the coding sequence ATGAGGACGCTCCGGTTTGGAATTGAGATTGAGACGGTTGGCGCCAGTCGCCAGAAACTGGCCAACGCGATTCAGAGCGCGGTGGGCGGACAGATTTCCGGCGACTACCGGGGCATGCAGGTGACGGACGCCCAGGGCCGCGCCTGGAAGGTGGTGCCGGACGGCTCGCTGAGCGGGGGCGATTACAGCGGCGAAATCGTTTCCCCCATCCTCACCTACCAGGACCTGGAAGCCTTACAGCAGGTGGTGCGCGCCGCCCGCGAGGCCGGCGCCCGCGCCGACGCCTCCACCGGAATCCACATCCACGTCGACGGCAGCCGCTTCGACGCCAAGAGTGTCACCAACCTCGTCAAGATGGTGCACAAGCAGGAGCGCCTCCTGGAGACGGCCCTCGAGGTGAGCGCGGCGCGGTTGAGCCGCTTCTGCAAGCCCATCGACGGGGCCTTCCTCCAGCGGCTGGAGGCCCGGCGTCCGCGCACCCTGCAGGAGGTGAATGAGGCTTGGTACGGGCGCCGCAACAGCATGCCCAGCCGCTACGACTCCAGCCGCTACCACGGCCTCAACTTAAACAGCCTCTTCTTCCGGGGCACCATCGAGTTCCGCTACTTCAACGGCTCGGTGCACGCGGGAGAGGTGAAGGCCTACGTCCAACTGGTGTTGGCCCTGGCCTCCCGGGCCCTGGCCTCCAAGGCCGCCTCCAGCAAGCGCCGCGACTTCAACCCCGCCACCGCCAAGTACGACTTCCGGGTGTTCCTCCTCCACCTCGGCCTCATCGGCGAGGAATTCAAGACGGCCCGCCTCCACCTCCTCAAGAAGCTGGAGGGCAGCGCGGCCTGGAAGGGCCAGCGCCGCGACCGGCGCGGCTCGGGTGGGGGGGAGGACGGCTCGCCCGGCAGCGAGGGCACGCAGGACGCACAGTGCGGCACTGAGGGCAGCGCGCCCACCGAAGCCATGGCCGCCGCGTGA
- a CDS encoding gamma-glutamylcyclotransferase family protein, whose product MLYFAYGSNLDRAQMRTRCPGATVEARATLPGHTLVFGGYSRRWGGAVASLHRVRGAHVEGLLYRLTPEDLRALDAFEGHPFAYRRATRLVTDRAGLRRRALVYLQPEASIESWPPAVRYFRVLWHAYGRLGFNRAALADALGGAA is encoded by the coding sequence ATGCTCTACTTCGCCTACGGCTCCAACCTCGACAGGGCGCAAATGCGCACGCGCTGCCCCGGCGCCACCGTCGAGGCCCGGGCCACCCTTCCCGGCCACACCCTGGTGTTTGGCGGGTACAGCCGCCGCTGGGGAGGGGCCGTCGCCAGCCTCCATCGGGTGCGCGGCGCCCACGTCGAGGGGTTGCTGTACCGCCTCACCCCCGAGGACTTGCGCGCCCTCGACGCCTTCGAGGGGCACCCCTTCGCGTACCGGCGCGCCACCCGGCTGGTAACGGACAGGGCCGGCCTCCGCCGCCGCGCGCTGGTGTACCTGCAGCCCGAGGCAAGCATCGAGTCCTGGCCGCCCGCTGTCCGCTACTTCCGCGTCCTCTGGCACGCCTACGGACGCCTGGGCTTCAACCGCGCCGCGCTCGCGGACGCCCTGGGAGGTGCGGCGTGA
- a CDS encoding gamma-glutamylcyclotransferase family protein has protein sequence MKRTSTAATRVFVYGTLLSGEPNHRLLRGARRIGSARTQPRFSLYDYGPFPALASRGKHAVEGEVYEVDTFILAALDRLEGHPHFYQRTSIALDGAGRVEAYLFPKARLTGRPTIKSGCWRTHLKEKKSW, from the coding sequence GTGAAGCGCACTTCCACCGCAGCCACGCGCGTCTTCGTCTACGGGACGCTGCTGTCCGGCGAGCCCAACCACCGCCTCCTGCGCGGCGCACGCCGTATTGGCTCAGCGCGGACGCAGCCCCGCTTCAGCCTCTACGACTATGGGCCCTTCCCCGCCCTCGCCTCCAGGGGCAAGCACGCCGTCGAGGGAGAGGTGTACGAAGTCGACACCTTCATTCTGGCCGCGCTCGACAGGCTCGAAGGCCACCCTCATTTCTACCAGCGCACGTCCATTGCCCTCGACGGTGCCGGCCGCGTCGAGGCATACCTTTTCCCCAAGGCGCGGCTAACAGGTCGCCCCACAATCAAATCCGGCTGCTGGCGCACACACCTGAAGGAGAAGAAGTCATGGTAA
- a CDS encoding DUF6968 family protein — translation MPRVIVATRKYEWADGSGNIEVRWFKPVRSRRNYVCKYEVVGIGPSKLKADAVGVDSVQALWVAIEGARVLLEPIADELRFLGHPSLLLPRTFPFGFTEEAEARFVRAVDREMDRMLRAHGDDPEALREQERQSLLERRTRLLRLRKKRR, via the coding sequence ATGCCAAGAGTGATTGTTGCAACCAGAAAGTATGAGTGGGCGGACGGCTCTGGAAACATTGAGGTCCGGTGGTTTAAGCCCGTCCGCTCTCGACGCAACTATGTCTGCAAGTACGAGGTGGTAGGCATTGGCCCCTCGAAGCTCAAGGCGGATGCGGTGGGCGTGGACTCGGTGCAGGCGCTGTGGGTGGCGATTGAAGGCGCGAGAGTCCTGCTAGAGCCCATCGCGGACGAACTCCGGTTCTTAGGACACCCTTCTCTGCTCCTGCCACGAACGTTCCCGTTCGGGTTTACCGAGGAGGCGGAGGCGCGATTCGTACGGGCGGTGGATAGAGAAATGGATCGCATGCTTCGAGCGCATGGTGATGATCCCGAAGCGCTTCGCGAACAGGAGCGTCAATCCTTGCTCGAACGACGCACTCGTCTTCTTCGGTTGAGGAAGAAGCGGCGCTGA